The nucleotide window GGGCCAGCCGGTCGTCTTCGAGGTGAACGCGCGGTTCTCCGGCGGGATCCCGCTGACGATCGAGGCCGGCGCCGACTTCCCGCGCACGCTCGTCGAGCTCGTGCGCGGCCGCCACGTGCGCCCGGCGATCGGCCGGTATCGCGCCGACCTCTGGATGACGAACTACGAGTCGTCCGTGTTCGTCGCGGCCGATCGCATCGCGTTCTCGAGCGGTGCGCGCCCGATCGCGGAGGTGGCCTGATGTCGCAGACGGCCATCGTGATCCAGGCGCGCATGGGATCCCGGCGGCTGCCGGGCAAGTCGTTGATGACGATCGGCACGCGGACGCTGCTCGAGCACGCGATCGTCCGGCTCGGCGCCGCGCGGCTGCCGTTGATCGTCGCCACGACGGATCTCGCCGAAGACGACGTCATCGCGGACGAGGCGGCGGCGCTCGACGCCGGGGTGTTTCGGGGACATCCGGTGGACGTGCTGTCGCGATACCTCGGCGCGGCTCGGGCGTTCGGTCTCACGACCGTCGTGCGGGCCACGGCCGACAATCCATTCGTCGACGGCGAGAGCGCGGGCCGCACGCTCGCGCTGGCCGAGCGGATCCACGCGGACCACGTCGTCGAGTTCGGGCTGCCGGTCGGGGCCGCGGTCGAGGTGGTCAGCGCGGAGGCGCTCGAACGGGCCGGCGCGCTCGCGACCGAGGCCTATGACCGGGAGCACGTGACGTCCCTGATCCGCCGCGATTCCCGCTTCCATGCATTGCGGGCCATGGCGCCGCGGACGCTGCGCCGGCCTGGCCTGCGCCTGACCGTGGACACCGAGGACGATCTCGCGTTCGCCAGGCGCGTGCACGAGGCGCTCGGTGGGGGCCGCCGAACGCCGCCGCTCGCCGCGGTGATCCGTGCGGCCGACGCGCTGCTCGTGCAGGCGGCCGGCCGGCACCTGCTTCGACGGGGGGCATGAGATGCGACGGGGGACCATGGGGCTGAGCGTCGCCGGGCTGGCGCTCGGCGTGGGCGTCGTGTTGTGGGCGCACGTGTCGCTCGGCGGATCGCTCGGCACGTTCCTGCAGCCGGAAGCATCGGCCGTCGTGTTCGGCGGCACCTGCGCTGCGTTGCTCGTCAGCTTTCCGGCCGCCGCGCTCGGCATGGCGGTGCGGGCGACCGGCGATCTGATGACCAGCCGGCCGACGCCCATCGAGACGCTCGTGCCGGCGTTCATCGGTTACGCGCGCAAAGCGCGCCGGCACGGGCTGATGGCCATCGAGCACGACGCCGCGCGCGCCGAAGACGGATTCCTGTCGCGCGCGTTGGGGCTGCTGGCGAGCGGGCTGCCGGTGGCGCTCGTCCGCGAGGCGCTCGTCCTGGAAGCCCGCGTGTGCGCCGAACGTGAAGAAGAGGGGGCGACCGTCCTCGAGGCGGCCGCGGGCTACGCGCCAACGCTCGGCATCGTCGGCGCGGTGCTGGGGCTGATGCGCGTGATGCAGCAGTTCTCGTCCGACAGCGTGGGCAGCGGCATCGCGGCGGCGTTCGTCGCGACGATCTACGGCGTGGGCGCGGCGAACCTGATCTTCCTGCCGCTGGCCACCCGCGTGCGCAGCCGCGCGCGCATCGAGGCCCTGCGGCGCGACCTCGTGATCGACGGCGTGCTCGCGCTGAGCGATGGCGCGTCGCCGACGGCCGTCGAGGAACGGCTGTCGGGCTACCTGCGGCAGCGCGAGCAGCGGCTCGCGGGGGCCGCATGAACCGGCACACGGTCTCGCGTGCGCCGCGCGCGCTGCGGGCGTCGAACGATCGCTGGCTGTTCGGATACGCCGACGTCGTCACGCTGCTCTTCGCCTGCTTCGCGAGCCTGTACGCGGCCGAGGCCGTGCACCCCGCGAACGCGCGGCCGGACGTGCACCTGCCGTTCGAGGCCGCGCCGGCACCGCCGCCGGCGACGTCGCCGCTCGAGCGCGAGCTGCAGGCCGTCGCGGCCGGCGCGGTCGGCGACACCAGGCTCGAGGTCGCCGCGCGCGACGGCGGCGTGGTGCTGTCGCTCGTGGAGGCCGGATCGTTTCCGCCCGGCCGTGCCGAGCTCACGCCGGCGGCCCGCCGCGTGATGCGGATCGTCGGCGAGGCGCTCCGCCGCGTCCCGAACGGCGTGCGCGTGGAAGGGCACACCGACGACGACCCGGTGCAGAACGGGCTGTTCCGATCGAACTGGGAGCTGTCCACGGCGCGCGCCACGCACGTGCTCCGGTTCCTCGTCGAGGACGTCGGGCTCGAGCCGAGCCGCCTGTCGGCCGCCGGCTATGCCGAGTTCCGCCCGCGCACGCCCAACGATTCGCCGCAGGCCCGTGCGCGCAACCGCCGGGTCGACGTCGTCGTGCTCGACGTCGGCAGGGGGCCAGACGAGGCCACGCGATGATGGACACGACGTTCACGCCCGCCGAGCTCACGGAGCTGCTCGGCCGGCCGGCGCGGGCTCGCCTCGATGCCGACCTGCGCGCGGCGATTGCCGGGCAGCGCATCGCCGTCACCGGCGCGGCCGGATCGATCGGGTCGGAGCTGGCGCGCGAGGTCGCCGCGTGCGCGCCGCGCCGGCTCATGATCGTCGACCACCACGAGCTCGGCCTCTTCATGCTGGAGCGCGAGCTGCTCGCGCGCTGGCCCGGCGTGCCGCTCGTCGCCTGTCTCGGCG belongs to Acidobacteriota bacterium and includes:
- a CDS encoding acylneuraminate cytidylyltransferase; translated protein: MSQTAIVIQARMGSRRLPGKSLMTIGTRTLLEHAIVRLGAARLPLIVATTDLAEDDVIADEAAALDAGVFRGHPVDVLSRYLGAARAFGLTTVVRATADNPFVDGESAGRTLALAERIHADHVVEFGLPVGAAVEVVSAEALERAGALATEAYDREHVTSLIRRDSRFHALRAMAPRTLRRPGLRLTVDTEDDLAFARRVHEALGGGRRTPPLAAVIRAADALLVQAAGRHLLRRGA
- a CDS encoding MotA/TolQ/ExbB proton channel family protein, with amino-acid sequence MRRGTMGLSVAGLALGVGVVLWAHVSLGGSLGTFLQPEASAVVFGGTCAALLVSFPAAALGMAVRATGDLMTSRPTPIETLVPAFIGYARKARRHGLMAIEHDAARAEDGFLSRALGLLASGLPVALVREALVLEARVCAEREEEGATVLEAAAGYAPTLGIVGAVLGLMRVMQQFSSDSVGSGIAAAFVATIYGVGAANLIFLPLATRVRSRARIEALRRDLVIDGVLALSDGASPTAVEERLSGYLRQREQRLAGAA
- a CDS encoding OmpA family protein — translated: MNRHTVSRAPRALRASNDRWLFGYADVVTLLFACFASLYAAEAVHPANARPDVHLPFEAAPAPPPATSPLERELQAVAAGAVGDTRLEVAARDGGVVLSLVEAGSFPPGRAELTPAARRVMRIVGEALRRVPNGVRVEGHTDDDPVQNGLFRSNWELSTARATHVLRFLVEDVGLEPSRLSAAGYAEFRPRTPNDSPQARARNRRVDVVVLDVGRGPDEATR